A window of Pirellula sp. SH-Sr6A contains these coding sequences:
- a CDS encoding DUF4142 domain-containing protein, giving the protein MSKFRFSFACLAISTLSGLSIANGQQPASGQRDVPIQQRRSNDGQPPVQTPGQGQVQPGTPANQRPGQVGRDETRRNRSDQQAMTVKDAIVQKLQKANEAEIQLAKLALEKSDNQDVKKLAETLVKDHQECVQKLQQGIGQPQQQDTPRVAGSSVALVPHELCKIAEKACENSLAMTKEMLTQYEGNDFNMAFLGQQCVAHTMMLAELKAIESDGPKELNEFAKEARNKVQEHLEKCKQLAKQIEKDSDSKS; this is encoded by the coding sequence ATGTCTAAGTTTCGTTTCAGCTTTGCTTGCCTTGCGATTAGTACACTCTCAGGCCTATCGATTGCCAACGGGCAGCAACCTGCCTCCGGACAGCGGGACGTTCCCATTCAACAAAGGCGTTCCAACGATGGCCAGCCTCCTGTCCAAACGCCAGGGCAAGGCCAAGTACAGCCCGGCACACCCGCCAATCAACGGCCCGGCCAGGTAGGTCGTGACGAAACGCGTCGCAACCGCAGCGACCAGCAAGCGATGACGGTTAAGGATGCTATTGTTCAAAAGCTGCAGAAAGCGAATGAAGCAGAGATTCAACTTGCGAAACTCGCACTGGAAAAATCTGACAATCAAGATGTCAAGAAATTAGCCGAAACCCTTGTTAAAGACCATCAAGAGTGCGTCCAGAAGCTTCAGCAAGGGATTGGGCAGCCACAACAGCAGGACACGCCACGCGTGGCCGGAAGCTCCGTAGCCTTGGTGCCACATGAGCTTTGCAAAATTGCAGAGAAGGCATGCGAGAACTCGCTCGCGATGACGAAGGAAATGCTGACCCAGTATGAAGGGAACGATTTCAACATGGCTTTTCTTGGTCAGCAATGTGTCGCGCACACGATGATGCTTGCTGAGTTGAAGGCGATCGAGAGCGATGGACCCAAAGAGCTCAACGAGTTCGCAAAAGAAGCTCGTAACAAGGTTCAAGAGCATCTTGAGAAATGCAAGCAACTCGCAAAGCAGATTGAGA
- a CDS encoding SDR family oxidoreductase — protein sequence MRTSDTPIHIDHEVELVDPRTAFAVPPFKKQKAIKMPGLNREMNPVPDHGEDSYQGHNRLRGLNALVTGGDSGIGRAIAICYAREGANVAINYLSESDDANSTIELVSEAGVKGIAIAGDLREESFCEQIIQNTISELGSVDILVNNAAFQDTAETLEEFSTEVFDRVFKTNIYAPFWLSRAALQHIKPGGSIINTVSIQGYNPSDMLLPYATSKSALIGMTKALAKFAMERGVRVNAVAPGPVWTPFIPSTMPSETFQNFGADTLFGRPAQPIELAPLFVWLACPESSYVTAEVFGCTGGKTPV from the coding sequence ATGCGGACGTCAGACACTCCAATACATATCGATCATGAAGTCGAACTGGTCGACCCTCGGACCGCCTTCGCAGTCCCTCCCTTCAAGAAGCAGAAGGCGATCAAGATGCCCGGTCTGAATCGCGAAATGAATCCTGTCCCAGATCATGGCGAGGATAGCTATCAGGGGCACAACCGATTGCGAGGACTTAATGCATTGGTGACCGGAGGGGACAGTGGAATTGGTCGCGCGATTGCGATTTGTTACGCTCGCGAGGGGGCGAACGTGGCCATCAACTATCTATCCGAGAGCGATGACGCGAACTCGACGATCGAGTTGGTGTCGGAAGCGGGGGTGAAAGGGATTGCAATCGCAGGAGACTTGCGAGAAGAATCGTTCTGCGAGCAAATCATCCAAAACACCATTTCCGAGTTAGGCAGCGTGGATATTTTGGTGAATAACGCAGCGTTTCAGGATACGGCCGAAACGCTGGAGGAGTTTTCTACGGAAGTTTTCGATCGAGTTTTCAAGACGAATATCTACGCACCGTTTTGGTTGTCGCGTGCGGCGCTCCAGCACATCAAGCCAGGCGGGAGCATCATCAATACCGTTTCCATTCAAGGCTACAATCCGTCGGACATGTTACTCCCTTACGCCACGTCCAAGTCCGCTTTGATTGGAATGACCAAGGCCTTAGCGAAATTCGCGATGGAGCGAGGCGTGCGGGTCAACGCCGTCGCACCGGGACCGGTTTGGACGCCCTTCATACCGTCGACGATGCCGTCAGAAACGTTCCAGAACTTTGGTGCAGATACGCTGTTTGGCCGCCCTGCTCAGCCTATCGAATTGGCTCCGTTGTTCGTATGGTTGGCATGTCCCGAATCGAGTTACGTGACCGCCGAAGTCTTTGGCTGCACGGGTGGAAAGACGCCAGTTTAG